The following coding sequences lie in one Lolium perenne isolate Kyuss_39 chromosome 2, Kyuss_2.0, whole genome shotgun sequence genomic window:
- the LOC139835488 gene encoding uncharacterized protein, whose translation MAQFRNTLSFCNLHDLGFKGRPWTYDNKQDGRNNVKVRLDRVVACPIWTNLFPNYQVLHLTSSRSDHCPILLKLDGSNTRASNTGQRRYEVYWEREASLAEEIRSAWNMHNKPKDLGGVANNLQGVMSYLQSWSKEKIGHIPRQIENKRKQLENAYKKNDSNSRAVAKKLGLQIDELLEKEELHWRQRSRVNWLQAGDRNTSYFHRKATWRAKKNKIDKLKDDNGNEITKESDL comes from the coding sequence ATGGCCCAGTTCAGGAATACCCTGTCCTTTTGTAATCTTCATGACCTGGGATTCAAAGGAAGACCTTGGACCTATGATAATAAACAGGATGGCAGAAATAATGTCAAAGTTAGACTTGACAGAGTTGTCGCCTGCCCAATATGGACTAACCTTTTTCCAAACTATCAGGTTCTGCACCTCACGTCATCTCGATCTGACCATTGCCCGATTTTGCTCAAACTTGATGGTTCTAATACTAGGGCAAGTAATACTGGACAGCGCAGGTATGAGGTCTACTGGGAAAGAGAAGCCAGCCTTGCTGAAGAGATTAGATCGGCTTGGAATATGCACAACAAACCGAAGGACCTGGGAGGTGTGGCCAATAACCTCCAAGGCGTCATGTCCTATCTCCAATCCTGGAGCAAAGAGAAGATTGGGCACATTCCCAGACAGATTGAAAATAAAAGGAAACAATTGGAAAATGCGTACAAGAAAAATGATAGTAACAGCCGTGCTGTAGCTAAGAAACTAGGTCTGCAGATTGATGAGTTGCTGGAAAAGGAGGAACTGCATTGGAGACAAAGATCCAGAGTAAACTGGCTTCAAGCTGGTGACAGAAACACCAGTTACTTTCATAGAAAAGCTACCTGGCGAGCTAAAAAGAACAAGATCGATAAGCTAAAGGATGATAATGGGAATGAGATTACAAAGGAAAGTGacctatga
- the LOC127322867 gene encoding uncharacterized protein, with protein MADKISTVVLKVDLECARCYKKIRKVLCKIQDRMNIKTISFDEKSNAVTVSGPFDAEKLCRKLCSEAGKVIRELHVKGKESKDGGGGEKPKAAKDAGKAEKDGGKAEKDGGKAEKAKDDGGKPEKADKKDGGEKPKDEKPEKKVKFVDAAPAADAKPGKGMPPLPPGMTKADLAPLLEKMMQAKQAGQGGGPQPPRGEPIMMVPPPAAAAQGVAVPSIWPAPAGAMSCYSYDPAGYGQPSYYGGGGCGRGCQCASCYKPAPPGGYYGVPVHDHQGWYNRQPYYQQQQQPYCSEDPNAGCSVM; from the exons ATGGCGGACAAG ATCTCCACGGTTGTCCTCAAAGTTGACCTTGAATGCGCGCGATGCTACAAGAAGATCAGGAAGGTCCTTTGCAAGATCCAAG ACAGGATGAACATCAAGACCATCTCCTTCGACGAGAAGAGCAATGCCGTGACGGTGTCCGGCCCGTTCGACGCCGAGAAGCTCTGCAGGAAGCTCTGCTCTGAGGCTGGCAAGGTGATCAGGGAGCTGCATGTCAAGGGCAAGGAGTCCAAGGACGGTGGGGGTGGCGAGAAGCCGAAGGCTGCCAAGGACGCCGGCAAGGCTGAGAAGGACGGTGGCAAAGCCGAGAAGGACGGTGGCAAGGCCGAGAAGGCCAAGGACGACGGCGGCAAGCCGGAGAAGGCGGACAAGAAGGACGGAGGCGAGAAACCCAAGGACGAGAAGCCGGAGAAGAAGGTCAAGTTCGTAGACGCGGCCCCGGCCGCGGACGCGAAGCCCGGCAAGGGCATGCCGCCGCTGCCACCCGGCATGACCAAGGCCGACCTCGCCCCGCTCCTCGAGAAGATGATGCAGGCCAAGCAGGCCGGGCAGGGCGGCGGGCCCCAGCCGCCGCGCGGCGAGCCGATTATGATGGTGCCGCCGCCTGCTGCAGCGGCGCAGGGGGTGGCCGTGCCGTCCATCTGGCCAGCGCCGGCGGGTGCCATGTCATGCTACAGCTACGACCCGGCGGGATACGGCCAGCCATCTTACTACGGCGGCGGCGGATGCGGCAGGGGTTGCCAATGCGCCTCGTGCTACAAGCCGGCGCCGCCGGGAGGGTACTACGGCGTGCCGGTGCACGACCACCAGGGCTGGTACAACCGGCAGCCGTActaccagcagcagcagcagccgtaCTGCAGCGAGGACCCCAACGCCGGGTGCAGCGTCATGTGA